A stretch of Prionailurus bengalensis isolate Pbe53 chromosome E4, Fcat_Pben_1.1_paternal_pri, whole genome shotgun sequence DNA encodes these proteins:
- the LOC122475929 gene encoding uncharacterized protein LOC122475929 — MGSKKIYHTGQLSPRQKTIDVNFALNTAKGTLPSRNSDPSQWPARDRPISGPASGRARARRERAGAGSARRGGLQARLPSWGVDRSREAGTGVSGLGEKVSGLGKPASQTLGHQPAGRASSRACGPQGGRGEDLGESRNHPPAVVESGSAVRPCESALDPAGRSRVADAGEAQRLRRRARAPRAFLRLCPGPCDLQLRSALSPPLIFLFCLSFLASLTLPCSQLPAEFASGHKKRALAFTREAGWAGRVCFINREIVWG, encoded by the exons ATGGGCTCTAAAAAGATCTATCACACTGGGCAGCTTTCCCCGAGGCAGAAAACAATAGACGTGAACTTCGCGCTGAACACAGCCAAGGGAACGCTGCCTT CTCGAAACAGTGACCCAAGCCAATGGCCCGCGAGAGACCGCCCCATATCTGGCCCAGCGTCCGGGAGGGCGAGGGCGCGCCGGGAGAGGGCGGGGGCGGGTTCCGCTAGACGCGGCGGGCTCCAGGCCCGGCTTCCCAGCTGGGGTGTCGATCGGAGCAGGGAGGCTGGGACAG GTGTGAGCGGGCTCGGCGAAAAGGTGTCCGGCCTCGGGAAGCCAGCGAGCCAGACCTTGGGGCACCAGCCGGCAGGACGCGCTTCTTCGAGAGCTTGCGGCCCCCAAG GCGGCCGGGGAGAAGATCTCGGGGAGTCCCGAAACCACCCACCCGCAGTAGTTGAGAGCGGCTCTGCAGTCCGACCATGTGAGTCCGCGCTTGACCCCGCTGGGCGCTCGCGGGTGGCAGACGCGGGGGAGGCGCAGCGGCTCCGCCGCCGCGCCCGCGCCCCTAGGGCTTTCCTCCGCCTGTGCCCCGGCCCCTGCGACCTCCAGCTCCGCTCAGCGCTCTCACCccctctgatttttctcttctgtctctctttccttgcaTCTCTGACTCTGCCCTGCTCTCAACTTCCAGCTGAGTTTGCATCTGGGCACAAAAAGAGAGCACTGGCCTTTACGCGGGAGGCGGGGTGGGCTGGGCGTGTGTGTTTCATCAACAGGGAAATTGTGTGGGgctga